The following are encoded together in the Anaerostipes caccae L1-92 genome:
- a CDS encoding P27 family phage terminase small subunit, translating into MPTKSNNIGGRGGARPGAGRKKSAVKEKANNGNPGGRKLEVLDIPEVEGVEMPKPHDFLSAEQRDGSQLQASEIYEETWQWLKKIGCASKVSTQLIERYAMCSARWIQCEEMTNKLGFLSKHPTTQKPIPSPFINIGINYMNQAVRLWNEIFQIVKENCSTDYDDAAPQDDLMERLLRAREGR; encoded by the coding sequence GTGCCTACAAAATCAAATAACATAGGTGGCCGTGGCGGTGCCAGACCTGGTGCCGGACGTAAGAAATCGGCTGTCAAAGAAAAAGCAAATAACGGAAATCCGGGCGGAAGAAAATTAGAAGTTCTGGATATCCCGGAAGTAGAAGGTGTGGAGATGCCAAAGCCACATGATTTCTTATCGGCCGAACAGCGTGACGGTTCGCAGCTGCAGGCATCCGAGATTTATGAAGAAACATGGCAGTGGCTTAAGAAAATAGGATGTGCAAGCAAGGTATCGACACAGCTGATTGAGCGATATGCAATGTGTTCTGCTCGTTGGATTCAGTGTGAAGAGATGACAAATAAGCTGGGATTTCTTTCCAAGCATCCGACCACACAGAAACCAATCCCATCTCCGTTTATCAATATCGGCATCAACTATATGAACCAAGCCGTAAGGCTGTGGAATGAAATATTTCAGATTGTCAAAGAGAACTGCAGTACCGATTATGACGATGCAGCTCCACAAGACGATTTGATGGAACGTTTGCTCAGGGCAAGGGAAGGAAGGTAA
- a CDS encoding HNH endonuclease produces MPRRPKSPCSYPGCPNLTEGRYCKEHEKLMNQSYEKYGRDKAVRRRYGRAWKRIRDSYVKEHPFCEICFEKGIIVPVDEVHHKLPLSEGGNHNKDNLISLCKSCHAKIHAERGDYQGGKKHRVYGYDD; encoded by the coding sequence GTGCCAAGAAGACCAAAGAGTCCCTGCAGTTATCCTGGCTGTCCTAATTTAACAGAGGGTAGATATTGCAAGGAGCATGAGAAACTAATGAACCAATCCTACGAGAAGTATGGCAGAGATAAAGCTGTACGCCGTAGGTACGGAAGAGCATGGAAACGAATCCGTGACAGTTATGTTAAGGAACATCCTTTCTGTGAGATTTGTTTTGAAAAAGGAATCATTGTTCCGGTGGATGAAGTTCATCACAAGCTGCCGCTGTCAGAGGGTGGCAATCATAACAAAGATAATCTGATCTCTCTTTGCAAATCATGTCATGCAAAGATTCATGCCGAGCGTGGTGATTATCAAGGTGGCAAAAAACATCGAGTTTACGGATATGATGACTGA
- a CDS encoding DEAD/DEAH box helicase produces MKYNPHDYQRYATEYIESHPAAAVFLDMGLGKTSITLTALNNLLFDYFDVHRILVVAPLRVARNTWSDEIEKWDHLHNLTFAIAVGTEKERIAALTQKSDITMINRENLQWLIEKSGQPFEYDMVVIDELSSFKNHQAKRFKALMKVRPKVKRIVGLTGTPSSNGLMDLFAEFKILDMGARLGRFIGQYRNSYFKPDKVNGPIVYSYKPLPGAEDAIYQKISDITISMKAADHLKMPELINTKYMVHLSDKEKKKYEDMKAELVLALPEGEITAANAASLSNKLSQMANGAVYADDESILSVHERKLDALEDIIESANGKPLLVAYWFKHDLMRIEQRLNEKKIPFQKLDTDASMKRWNKGELPVALIHPASAGHGLNLQSGGSTLVWFGITWSLELYQQTVARLYRQGQESRTVTIIHILTQGTVDEKIMKALADKDSTQSALIDAVKAEL; encoded by the coding sequence GTGAAATACAATCCACATGATTATCAAAGGTATGCGACAGAATATATTGAATCACATCCGGCAGCTGCAGTCTTTCTTGATATGGGTTTAGGAAAAACAAGCATCACGCTGACTGCACTTAACAATCTGCTGTTTGATTATTTTGATGTGCATCGCATCTTAGTAGTAGCACCGCTTCGTGTGGCAAGAAATACATGGTCGGATGAAATTGAAAAATGGGATCATCTTCATAATCTTACCTTTGCGATTGCAGTTGGAACAGAAAAAGAAAGAATTGCAGCACTAACGCAAAAATCGGATATCACAATGATCAACCGTGAAAATCTGCAGTGGCTGATAGAAAAGAGTGGACAACCCTTTGAGTATGACATGGTGGTAATTGATGAACTGAGTTCCTTTAAGAATCATCAAGCAAAGCGATTTAAGGCACTGATGAAAGTAAGACCCAAGGTCAAAAGAATCGTGGGACTTACAGGAACACCAAGCAGCAACGGTCTTATGGATTTGTTTGCAGAATTCAAAATCTTAGATATGGGAGCAAGGCTTGGACGATTCATCGGTCAATATCGCAACTCATATTTTAAACCGGATAAGGTGAACGGTCCTATTGTTTACAGCTATAAGCCTCTTCCCGGAGCAGAAGATGCGATTTATCAAAAGATATCTGACATCACGATTTCCATGAAGGCAGCAGATCATTTGAAAATGCCGGAACTCATAAATACAAAATATATGGTGCATCTGTCAGATAAGGAAAAGAAAAAGTATGAAGATATGAAAGCAGAACTTGTTCTTGCACTTCCGGAAGGTGAGATTACAGCAGCAAATGCAGCATCTCTTTCAAATAAGCTTTCACAGATGGCAAACGGTGCAGTCTATGCAGATGATGAGAGCATTCTGTCCGTCCATGAAAGAAAGCTGGACGCTTTGGAGGACATTATTGAATCTGCCAATGGAAAACCTCTGCTGGTTGCATATTGGTTTAAGCATGACCTTATGAGAATCGAGCAACGTTTGAATGAAAAGAAGATTCCGTTTCAAAAACTTGATACAGATGCCAGTATGAAAAGATGGAATAAGGGAGAACTTCCTGTGGCACTGATTCATCCGGCATCAGCGGGACATGGACTTAATCTTCAAAGTGGCGGTTCTACACTTGTATGGTTTGGAATCACCTGGAGCCTAGAACTTTATCAGCAGACCGTAGCAAGACTTTATCGGCAAGGTCAAGAGAGCAGAACAGTAACCATAATTCATATCCTAACTCAAGGTACGGTTGATGAGAAAATCATGAAAGCACTGGCTGATAAAGACAGCACACAATCGGCACTGATCGATGCAGTAAAAGCAGAATTGTAA
- a CDS encoding VRR-NUC domain-containing protein: MREKEIEKRLVAEVKKNGGICPKFVSPGYAGMPDRIILLPKGKIAFAELKAPGQKPRPLQAARHKILMGLGFRVYVIDGTEQIGGVIREIQST; the protein is encoded by the coding sequence ATGCGAGAAAAAGAAATAGAAAAAAGACTTGTGGCAGAAGTTAAAAAGAATGGCGGTATTTGTCCTAAGTTTGTATCTCCTGGATATGCAGGTATGCCGGACAGAATCATTCTGCTTCCGAAAGGCAAGATTGCTTTTGCAGAACTTAAGGCACCGGGGCAGAAACCGAGACCTTTGCAGGCCGCAAGGCATAAAATTTTGATGGGACTAGGGTTTAGAGTATATGTCATTGATGGAACGGAACAGATTGGAGGTGTGATTCGTGAAATACAATCCACATGA
- a CDS encoding phage/plasmid primase, P4 family, which yields MKLTIFSANCVGNAANALYPNKAEISNADDMIAVIARDHVCAEFKRFHRSVDDFIYSDVEVMDCDNDHSDNPKDWITAEKYEELFPDVSFILVPSRNDGKVKGNRSARPRHHIYFPHGKITSADEVVGIKTKLQEYAPFFDDNALDAARFIFGHAPDDIVWHEGSRTIEEFLDELDFAEYDKATQGITEGSRNSTMSHIAGRLIKRYGNTEKAHDIYLEKAQLCNPPLEDSELALIWSSAVKFGKKVQSQVGYVSPEEFNKGFSLKPDDYSDIGQAKVLSREYAGELVFTDSTDYMRYDGTHWAESKQMAVGACEEFLDEQLKEAIAAVEKAKKMLLDAGIDKDTVMAGGKALEKAIDEGSEKAFKEFVIASKYYAFVMKRRDMKFVTSALQAAKPMLLKKIADFDSQEFLLNAPDATYDLQDGSSKEHAAADLITKMTAVSPSTEGMDLWKDALDSFFCCDKELIDYVQQIVGLSAIGKVYVEALVIAYGEGSNGKSTFWNTIARVLGTYSGTISADALTVGCKRNVKPEMAELKGKRLVIAAELEEGMRLNTSIVKQLCSTDEVTAEKKYKDPFKYVPTHTLVLYTNHLPRVGANDDGIWRRLIVIPFNAKITGSSDRKNYADYLYENAGGAVLTWIIDGAAKAIKNKYKLKTPKVVEDAINKYRENNDWFSTFVEECCEVDATYTQKSGEFYQEYRSYCARTGEYTRSTTDFYTALENAGFNRKKTKGCNYVLGIRLKSDFLED from the coding sequence ATGAAGTTGACTATTTTTAGTGCAAACTGCGTAGGAAATGCGGCAAATGCACTATATCCGAATAAAGCAGAAATTTCAAATGCAGATGACATGATAGCGGTTATTGCCAGAGATCATGTGTGCGCCGAATTTAAAAGGTTTCATCGTTCTGTGGATGATTTTATTTATTCAGATGTTGAAGTGATGGATTGTGATAATGACCATAGTGATAATCCAAAGGACTGGATTACTGCAGAAAAATATGAAGAACTCTTCCCGGATGTATCGTTCATCTTAGTTCCAAGCAGAAATGATGGAAAGGTAAAAGGCAATAGGTCTGCAAGACCAAGACATCATATTTACTTTCCTCATGGCAAAATTACATCTGCCGATGAAGTAGTAGGCATTAAAACAAAACTTCAAGAGTATGCTCCATTTTTTGATGACAATGCACTCGATGCAGCAAGGTTTATCTTTGGTCATGCTCCGGACGATATTGTTTGGCATGAAGGAAGCAGGACCATAGAGGAATTTTTGGATGAACTGGACTTTGCCGAATATGACAAAGCTACGCAGGGCATTACCGAAGGTTCCAGAAACAGTACCATGAGCCATATTGCCGGAAGATTGATTAAGAGATATGGCAATACAGAAAAGGCACATGATATTTATCTGGAAAAGGCGCAGCTTTGCAATCCACCGCTTGAAGACAGTGAACTTGCTCTGATTTGGAGCAGTGCTGTTAAGTTCGGAAAGAAGGTGCAGTCACAGGTTGGCTATGTGTCACCGGAAGAGTTTAATAAGGGATTTAGTCTAAAGCCGGATGATTACTCAGATATTGGACAGGCAAAAGTGTTGTCTCGTGAATATGCGGGTGAACTTGTATTTACCGATTCCACAGATTATATGCGATATGACGGTACGCATTGGGCAGAGTCAAAGCAGATGGCTGTGGGTGCCTGTGAGGAGTTCCTGGATGAACAGCTAAAGGAAGCAATAGCCGCAGTGGAGAAAGCAAAGAAAATGCTCCTTGATGCGGGCATCGATAAAGATACTGTTATGGCAGGCGGCAAGGCACTGGAAAAAGCTATTGATGAAGGAAGTGAAAAAGCATTCAAGGAATTTGTGATTGCATCAAAATATTATGCCTTTGTTATGAAACGAAGGGATATGAAGTTTGTAACTTCTGCACTTCAGGCAGCAAAGCCAATGCTCCTTAAGAAAATCGCAGATTTTGACAGCCAGGAGTTCCTCTTAAATGCTCCCGATGCTACTTACGATTTGCAGGACGGAAGCAGTAAGGAGCATGCGGCAGCAGATCTGATCACGAAGATGACTGCAGTTTCTCCAAGTACAGAGGGCATGGATTTATGGAAGGATGCCCTGGACAGCTTTTTCTGCTGTGATAAGGAACTGATCGATTATGTGCAGCAGATTGTGGGACTTTCAGCTATTGGAAAAGTGTATGTGGAGGCATTGGTAATTGCCTATGGCGAAGGAAGCAACGGTAAGAGCACTTTCTGGAATACCATTGCCAGAGTACTAGGAACATACAGCGGAACTATTTCCGCAGATGCTTTGACCGTGGGATGTAAGCGTAATGTAAAGCCGGAGATGGCAGAACTGAAAGGTAAGAGATTAGTCATTGCTGCCGAACTGGAAGAAGGAATGCGTCTGAATACTTCTATTGTAAAACAGCTATGCTCCACAGATGAAGTGACAGCTGAAAAGAAATATAAGGATCCATTCAAATATGTGCCGACACACACCCTCGTGTTATATACCAATCATCTCCCAAGGGTGGGAGCCAATGATGATGGCATATGGCGAAGGCTTATTGTGATACCGTTCAATGCTAAAATCACTGGCAGCAGTGACAGAAAAAATTATGCTGATTACCTTTATGAAAATGCAGGAGGTGCCGTACTTACATGGATTATTGATGGTGCTGCGAAAGCCATCAAAAATAAGTATAAGCTGAAGACTCCGAAGGTGGTGGAAGATGCCATCAATAAATATCGTGAGAATAATGACTGGTTTTCTACGTTTGTTGAGGAATGCTGTGAGGTGGATGCCACTTATACGCAGAAGTCGGGCGAGTTCTACCAGGAGTATCGTTCTTACTGTGCAAGGACGGGTGAATATACGAGAAGTACCACTGATTTCTATACGGCACTTGAGAATGCAGGCTTTAACCGAAAGAAAACAAAAGGCTGCAACTATGTGCTTGGAATACGCTTAAAATCAGACTTTTTAGAAGATTAA
- a CDS encoding DUF4406 domain-containing protein — MNIDKKNLEGYIDMTSFGAISNIKKKEKAVQKAANFCLYDGYRPLVYICSPYRGDITKNVEKARKYSRFAIENKAIPMTPHLLYPQFMDDSNPEERYLVTHTINYVLLGKCSEVWVFGEDISEGMAREIALAEKRRMKIRYFTETMKEVTR, encoded by the coding sequence ATGAATATCGATAAGAAAAATTTAGAGGGATACATAGATATGACATCCTTCGGGGCAATTTCAAATATCAAAAAGAAAGAAAAGGCGGTCCAAAAGGCTGCCAACTTCTGCTTGTATGACGGGTATAGACCACTTGTATATATCTGCAGTCCGTATCGTGGAGACATTACGAAGAATGTCGAAAAAGCAAGAAAGTATTCACGCTTTGCCATTGAAAATAAAGCAATTCCTATGACTCCGCATCTTCTGTATCCACAGTTTATGGATGATAGTAATCCGGAAGAGAGATACCTAGTCACTCACACAATTAATTATGTCCTTCTAGGCAAATGCAGTGAAGTGTGGGTGTTTGGAGAAGATATATCGGAAGGAATGGCTCGTGAGATAGCATTAGCAGAAAAACGCAGAATGAAAATCAGATATTTTACAGAAACGATGAAGGAGGTAACAAGATGA
- a CDS encoding phage antirepressor, with protein sequence MNELQIFKNAEFGSIRTTTINGEPYFVGRDIAEILGYSNTKDAISTHVDEEDRTVIQRSENTTLEIPNRGLTVINESGLYSLILSSKMPNAKKFKHWVTSEVLPAIRKHGVFAVDEVLANPDVLINALMELKKEREEKSALQQIVAIQNQQIIEMKPKASYYDVVLNCKDLVAISVIAKDYGWTANHMNQYLHEKGIQFKQGKKIWLLYKEYAEMGLTSTKTHTYSGSDGSAHSKPHTYWTQKGRLFIYDLLKKDGILPIMEQED encoded by the coding sequence ATGAACGAATTACAAATTTTTAAGAATGCGGAGTTTGGCTCAATCCGCACAACAACAATCAATGGGGAGCCATATTTTGTAGGACGTGATATTGCAGAGATTCTCGGCTATAGCAATACCAAGGACGCAATTTCAACCCATGTAGATGAGGAAGACAGAACTGTAATCCAAAGGTCGGAAAACACGACCTTAGAAATTCCCAATAGAGGATTAACGGTTATAAACGAAAGCGGTCTTTACAGTTTGATTCTTTCAAGCAAAATGCCTAATGCTAAGAAGTTCAAACACTGGGTGACATCAGAAGTTCTTCCGGCAATCCGAAAACACGGAGTATTTGCAGTTGATGAGGTGCTTGCAAATCCGGATGTTCTTATTAATGCTCTTATGGAACTTAAGAAAGAACGAGAGGAAAAATCAGCATTGCAGCAGATTGTTGCGATTCAGAATCAGCAGATTATAGAAATGAAGCCGAAAGCCAGTTATTACGATGTGGTTCTTAATTGTAAGGATTTAGTAGCAATCTCGGTTATTGCAAAAGATTATGGTTGGACAGCAAATCACATGAACCAGTATTTGCACGAAAAAGGCATTCAGTTTAAGCAAGGTAAGAAAATTTGGCTCTTGTATAAGGAATATGCGGAAATGGGACTTACATCAACTAAGACACATACTTACAGTGGTTCTGACGGTTCAGCTCATTCCAAGCCTCATACTTATTGGACACAAAAGGGTCGCTTATTCATTTATGACCTTTTAAAGAAAGATGGAATATTACCAATCATGGAACAGGAGGATTAA
- a CDS encoding DNA polymerase, translating into MSQIKTISIDIETYSDVDLQKCGVYKYVQSDSFEILLFGYSVDGGEVSVVDLKQGEKIPMEIIMALTDENITKWAFNANFERVCLSEYLRRFYPKKFVSYSIPEDSVGNYLDPSSWKCSMVWSAYMGLPLLLAGAGAVLGLEEQKLTEGKELIRYFCVPCKPTKVNGGRTRNLPQHDMIKWEMFKKYNKRDVEVEMSIQDKLRHFPVPNFVWEEYHLDQEINDRGITLDMDVVTNAIAFDEKSKAVLADKMQEMTGLENPNSVQQMKQWLSCNGLEMDSLGKKEVAAVLNTAPEPLKTVLTLRQQLAKSSVKKYQAMANAVCSDGRARGMFMFYGANRSGRWAGRLIQLQNLPQNHMSDLEEARSLVKQGNYEAMNMLYDDVPDTLSQLIRTAFVPRKGMEFIVSDFSAIEARVLSHLAGEKWRTDVFASGGDIYCASASQMFKVPVEKHGVNGHLRQKGKIAELALGYGGSVGALKSMGALDMGLEEDELKPLVDMWREANPNIVKLWWDVDRAVKKAVKQREPSSIGSITFSYKSGMLFIGLPSGRCLSYVKPKMGINQFGSESVTYEGVGGTKKWERIESYGPKFVENIVQAISRDILMYAIRTLSHCFICGHVHDELIIECSKSVSLDVICEQMGRTPPWIEGILLRADGYETEFYKKD; encoded by the coding sequence ATGAGTCAAATTAAGACAATATCAATTGATATAGAAACTTATTCGGATGTGGATTTACAGAAGTGTGGCGTATATAAATATGTTCAGTCTGACAGCTTTGAAATATTATTATTCGGATATTCCGTGGACGGTGGTGAGGTTAGTGTTGTAGATTTGAAACAAGGTGAAAAAATACCTATGGAAATCATAATGGCATTGACCGATGAGAATATAACAAAATGGGCATTTAATGCTAATTTCGAGAGGGTGTGTTTGTCAGAATACCTCAGACGCTTTTATCCTAAAAAGTTTGTAAGCTACAGCATCCCAGAAGATTCGGTTGGTAATTATCTTGATCCATCATCATGGAAATGTTCTATGGTGTGGTCTGCATATATGGGACTTCCTTTGTTACTTGCAGGAGCGGGTGCTGTTTTAGGACTTGAGGAACAAAAACTGACAGAGGGCAAAGAACTCATCAGATACTTCTGTGTTCCATGTAAACCTACTAAGGTCAATGGCGGAAGAACCAGAAATCTACCGCAGCACGATATGATTAAGTGGGAGATGTTTAAGAAATATAACAAGCGAGACGTAGAGGTGGAGATGTCCATCCAAGACAAACTACGTCACTTCCCTGTTCCAAATTTTGTTTGGGAAGAATATCACCTTGACCAAGAAATCAATGACCGAGGCATTACACTTGATATGGATGTAGTAACGAACGCAATCGCTTTTGACGAAAAATCAAAGGCCGTTCTGGCGGATAAAATGCAGGAAATGACCGGTCTTGAAAATCCAAACTCGGTACAGCAGATGAAACAGTGGCTCAGCTGTAACGGCTTGGAAATGGACAGCCTTGGCAAAAAGGAAGTGGCAGCAGTATTAAATACTGCACCGGAACCATTAAAGACTGTATTAACACTTCGTCAGCAGCTTGCAAAATCATCCGTCAAGAAATATCAAGCTATGGCAAATGCAGTGTGTTCTGACGGGAGAGCAAGAGGAATGTTTATGTTTTATGGTGCAAATAGAAGTGGAAGATGGGCCGGAAGGCTCATTCAGTTACAAAATCTGCCTCAAAACCATATGTCTGATTTAGAAGAGGCTCGTTCTCTTGTTAAACAGGGAAATTACGAGGCAATGAATATGCTTTATGACGATGTTCCGGATACATTATCACAGCTTATTCGTACTGCTTTTGTGCCGCGAAAAGGGATGGAATTTATTGTATCGGACTTTTCTGCAATTGAAGCAAGAGTTCTTTCACACCTTGCAGGAGAAAAATGGAGAACAGATGTCTTTGCTAGTGGCGGTGATATTTACTGTGCATCGGCAAGCCAGATGTTTAAGGTACCGGTTGAAAAGCATGGTGTGAACGGTCACTTAAGGCAAAAAGGAAAAATTGCAGAACTTGCACTTGGTTATGGCGGATCTGTTGGAGCCTTAAAGTCAATGGGGGCTCTGGATATGGGACTTGAAGAGGATGAATTAAAACCGCTTGTAGATATGTGGCGTGAGGCAAACCCCAATATCGTAAAGTTGTGGTGGGATGTTGACAGAGCCGTTAAAAAAGCAGTAAAGCAAAGAGAACCATCAAGCATTGGTTCTATCACATTTTCATACAAAAGTGGAATGCTATTCATTGGACTTCCCAGCGGCAGATGCCTTTCATATGTAAAACCTAAAATGGGAATTAATCAATTCGGTTCTGAATCTGTTACTTATGAAGGAGTCGGAGGTACAAAGAAATGGGAGCGAATTGAAAGCTACGGACCTAAGTTTGTTGAAAATATCGTACAAGCAATCAGCCGTGATATTTTGATGTATGCTATCAGAACATTATCACATTGCTTTATCTGCGGTCATGTCCATGATGAATTGATTATTGAGTGCAGTAAAAGCGTGTCATTAGATGTTATCTGTGAACAGATGGGTAGAACACCACCTTGGATTGAGGGCATTTTACTTCGTGCTGATGGGTACGAAACAGAATTTTATAAAAAAGATTAA
- a CDS encoding DUF2815 family protein → MAKFNNPMKVITGPNTRWSYANVWEPKSINGSTPKYSVSLIIPKSDKVTVEKIKKAIQAAYEEGQSKLKGNGKTVPALSVLKTPLRDGDLERPDDETYANSYFINANSATAPGIVDADRNTIIDRSEVYSGVYGRASINLYAFNSNGNKGIACGLNNLQKIKDGEPLGGKSRAEDDFATEDDDDFLA, encoded by the coding sequence ATGGCAAAGTTTAATAATCCAATGAAAGTAATAACAGGACCTAACACAAGATGGAGTTATGCAAATGTGTGGGAACCTAAATCAATTAATGGCAGTACACCGAAGTACAGTGTCAGCCTTATCATTCCGAAGTCAGATAAGGTAACCGTGGAGAAAATCAAGAAAGCAATTCAGGCTGCATATGAGGAAGGTCAATCGAAATTAAAAGGAAACGGCAAGACAGTACCGGCACTTTCAGTACTTAAGACTCCTCTTCGTGACGGAGATTTGGAGCGTCCGGATGATGAGACATATGCAAATAGCTACTTTATCAATGCAAATTCTGCAACAGCACCGGGCATTGTAGATGCAGACAGAAATACCATCATTGATCGTAGTGAGGTTTACAGCGGTGTATACGGCAGAGCATCTATCAATCTTTACGCATTCAATTCCAATGGCAATAAGGGTATCGCCTGCGGGCTTAACAATCTTCAGAAGATTAAGGACGGAGAACCTCTTGGCGGCAAGTCTAGAGCAGAGGACGATTTTGCAACTGAAGACGATGATGATTTCTTGGCTTAA